In Sorghum bicolor cultivar BTx623 chromosome 8, Sorghum_bicolor_NCBIv3, whole genome shotgun sequence, one genomic interval encodes:
- the LOC110429673 gene encoding 5-methyltetrahydropteroyltriglutamate--homocysteine methyltransferase 1, whose translation MASHIVGYPRMGPKRELKFALESFWDGKSTAEDLEKVATDLRASIWKQMADAGIKYIPSNTFSYYDQVLDTTAMLGAVPERYSWTGGEIGFDTYFSMARGNATVPAMEMTKWFDTNYHFIVPELGPNTKFSYASHKAVNEYKEAKALGVDTVPVLIGPVSYLLLSKPAKGVEKGFPLLSLLSSILPVYKEVIAELKAAGASWIQFDEPTLVLDLDSNKLAAFSAAYAELESALSGLNVLVETYFADVPAESYKTLTSLSGVTAYGFDLVRGTQTLGLVTSAGFPAGKYLFAGVVDGRNIWADDLATSLSTLQSLEAVVGKDKLVVSTSCSLMHTAVDLVNETKLDSEIKSWLAFAAQKVVEVDALAKALAGQKDEAYFAANAAAQASRKSSPRVTNEEVQKAAAALKGSDHRRATTVSARLDAQQKELNLPVLPTTTIGSFPQTVELRRVRREYKAKKISEEEYISAIKEEISKVVKLQEELDIDVLVHGEPERNDMVEYFGEQLSGFAFTANGWVQSYGSRCVKPPIIYGDVSRPNPMTVFWSKTAQSMTSRPMKGMLTGPVTILNWSFVRNDQPRFETCYQIALAIKKEVEDLEAAGIKVIQIDEAALREGLPLRKAEHAFYLDWAVHSFRITNCEIQDTTQIHTHMCYSNFNDIIHSIIDMDADVITIENSRSDEKLLSVFREGVKYGAGIGPGVYDIHSPRIPSTEEIADRVNKMLAVLDTNILWVNPDCGLKTRKYAEVKPALTNMVSAAKLIRTQLASAK comes from the exons ATGGCGTCCCACATTGTTGGATACCCTCGCATGGGCCCCAAGAGGGAGCTCAAGTTTGCCCTTGAGTCTTTCTGGGATGGGAAGAGCACCGCTGAGGATCTTGAGAAGGTTGCTACCGACCTCAGGGCCAGTATCTGGAAGCAGATGGCTGATGCTGGGATCAAGTACATCCccagcaacaccttctcctaCTACGACCAGGTCCTTGACACCACCGCCATGCTCGGCGCTGTCCCAGAACGTTACTCATGGACTGGAGGAGAGATCGGGTTCGATACCTACTTCTCCATGGCTAGGGGCAATGCCACTGTCCCTGCTATGGAGATGACCAAGTGGTTTGACACCAACTA CCACTTTATTGTCCCTGAATTGGGCCCTAACACCAAGTTCTCCTACGCTTCTCACAAGGCTGTTAACGAATACAAGGAGGCTAAGGCG CTTGGGGTTGATACCGTGCCAGTACTTATTGGACCAGTCTCATACCTTTTGCTCTCAAAGCCTGCCAAGGGTGTGGAGAAGGGATTCCCTCTTCTTTCCCTTCTTAGCAGCATCCTCCCTGTTTACAA GGAGGTCATTGCTGAGTTGAAGGCAGCTGGGGCTTCATGGATTCAGTTTGATGAGCCCACTCTTGTCCTCGACCTTGATTCTAACAAATTGGCTGCGTTCTCTGCTGCATACGCAGAACTGGAATCTGCACTTTCTGGATTGAATGTGCTTGTTGAGACTTACTTTGCTGATGTTCCCGCTGAATCATACAA GACCCTAACATCTCTGAGCGGTGTGACTGCTTATGGTTTTGATCTTGTCCGTGGAACCCAAACTCTTGGACTTGTCACGAGTGCTGGTTTCCCTGCTGGAAAGTACCTCTTTGCTGGTGTTGTGGATGGACGCAACATCTGGGCTGATGATCTTGCTACATCTCTCAGCACTCTCCAGTCTCTTGAGGCTGTTGTTGGGAAGG ACAAGCTTGTTGTATCAACTTCCTGCTCACTCATGCACACCGCTGTGGATCTTGTGAACGAGACTAAGCTTGACAGTGAGATTAAGTCGTGGCTTGCATTTGCTGCCCAAAAGGTGGTTGAGGTTGATGCTCTTGCGAAGGCATTGGCTGGTCAAAAGGATGAG GCTTACTTTGCAGCAAATGCTGCTGCTCAGGCATCAAGGAAATCCTCTCCCCGTGTGACCAATGAAGAAGTCCAGAAGGCT GCTGCTGCTCTCAAGGGCTCTGACCACCGCCGTGCAACCACCGTTAGTGCTAGATTGGATGCCCAGCAGAAGGAGCTCAACCTCCCTGTCCTTCCCACGACCACAATTGGTTCGTTCCCACAGACTGTGGAGCTCAGGAGGGTCCGCCGTGAGTACAAGGCGAAAAA GATCTCTGAGGAGGAGTACATCAGTGCCATCAAGGAGGAAATCAGCAAGGTTGTTAAGCTCCAAGAAGAGCTTGACATCGATGTGCTTGTGCATGGCGAGCCTGAG AGAAACGATATGGTTGAGTACTTTGGTGAGCAGCTCTCTGGTTTTGCATTCACTGCCAATGGCTGGGTGCAATCTTACGGATCAAGGTGTGTCAAGCCACCGATCATCTACGGTGATGTGAGCCGCCCCAACCCCATGACCGTTTTCTGGTCAAAGACGGCCCAGAGCATGACATCTCGCCCAATGAAGGGAATGTTGACTGGTCCAGTAACAATCCTTAACTGGTCCTTTGTGCGGAATGACCAGCCAAG ATTTGAGACTTGCTACCAGATTGCTCTTGCGATCAAGAAGGAGGTTGAGGATCTTGAGGCTGCTGGTATTAAG GTTATCCAAATCGATGAGGCTGCATTGAGAGAAGGTCTGCCACTCCGCAAGGCTGAGCACGCTTTCTACTTGGACTGGGCCGTCCACTCCTTCAGAATCACCAACTGTGAAATCCAGGACACCACCCAG atccacacCCACATGTGCTACTCCAACTTCAACGACATCATCCACTCCATCATTGACATGGACGCCGATGTGATCACCATCGAGAACTCCCGGTCTGACGAGAAGCTCCTCTCCGTCTTCCGTGAGGGTGTGAAGTACGGTGCTGGCATTGGCCCTGGTGTCTACGACATCCACTCCCCCAGGATCCCGTCCACCGAGGAGATTGCCGACCGCGTCAACAAGATGCTTGCGGTGCTCGACACCAACATCCTCTGGGTGAACCCTGACTGTGGTCTCAAGACCCGTAAGTACGCGGAGGTCAAGCCCGCCCTAACCAACATGGTCTCTGCTGCCAAGCTCATCCGCACCCAGCTCGCCAGTGCCAAGTGA
- the LOC8086104 gene encoding vegetative cell wall protein gp1: MTRYHKYTSRESLSVYARCESKASSFIWLVAMDRRRSSAAAAARVFEDFDPVVEWKLAGEEQDVVEITLPGFRKDQVRVQVDNHGVLRATGERPTRGGRWARFKKDLRLPDNCDADGVRARFEGEKLIITLPIVAATTPSPPPPPPQSHSPTPSPPPAPEPRWPPAYSEPPTRRPSAPQPSPPVPAYSEPPQPPRPSPPPPPPPPLVPSYSEAAPHRSPSPSPSPSPSPSPSPSPSPSPPPSPPPPVPRYTAPPTRRPPSPPRFPSHSEPPPPPPPTRRPPSPPRFPSYSEPAPPPTRRPPSPPRFPSYSAPPPPAPAPPRQGKSPPLPPTRPEPPPRRPQPPPPPPSPPRTYPEPPRQRPSPPQPPKYPEPPPLRQPPPPPPPPVPSHHYEPQQRVPPPPPPSLHTYPEPPRAPAPRPSPPSAPPEQARRTVYSEPTAPRPSPPLTEQARWPVYSEPTAPPPRPSPPLTEQARRPVYSEPPLPGPPTARPTAEALTGVGAEEPKPSASRYGTRTPAAAPGPMAPPLWQTTPAPPAPLPPRGAEEEPPKKQLQDTSTMVREEDGRPAPPPKKKKKEKKPKRAEELGGEVRGKVNGGARALPAVGYAPTTATMTPEPGRQLLVNTAAAVAVLVGVIVAVWRTLQS; the protein is encoded by the exons ATGACCCGATACCATAAATACACGTCGAGGGAGTCGCTGTCCGTGTACGCTCGCTGCGAAAGCAAAGcgagcagctttatttggttGGTTGCCATGGACCGGCGGCGGagcagcgcggcggcggcggcgcgggtgtTCGAGGACTTCGACCCGGTGGTGGAGTGGAAGCTGGCCGGGGAGGAGCAGGACGTGGTGGAGATCACGCTGCCGGGGTTCCGAAAGGACCAGGTGAGGGTGCAGGTGGACAACCACGGCGTGCTCCGCGCCACCGGCGAGCGACCCACACGGGGCGGCCGGTGGGCTAGGTTCAAGAAGGACCTCCGCCTCCCCGACAACTGCGACGCCGACGGCGTCCGCGCCAGGTTCGAAGGCGAGAAGCTCATCATCACGCTCCCCATCGTCGCCGCCACGACGCcctcgccgccaccgccgcctccgCAGTCGCACTCGCCcactccgtcgccgccgccagcaCCAGAGCCTCGCTGGCCTCCTGCGTACTCTGAGCCGCCGACGC GCCGTCCATCGGCACCACAACCATCTCCCCCCGTTCCTGCTTATTCTGAACCGCCGCAGCCACCACGTCCAtcaccaccgcctccaccaccccCACCGCTTGTTCCAAGTTATTCCGAGGCGGCACCGCATCGGTCTCCATCGCCATCGCCATCGCCATCGCCATCGCCATCGCCATCGCCATCGCCATCGCCATCGCCgccaccgtcgccgccgccacctGTTCCAAGATACACTGCGCCGCCGACGCGTCGACCCCCATCACCACCTCGTTTCCCAAGTCATtctgagccgccgccgccgccgccgccgacgcgtcGGCCCCCATCGCCACCTCGCTTCCCAAGTTATTCTgagccagcgccgccgccgacgcgtcGGCCCCCATCGCCACCTCGTTTCCCAAGTTATTCTGCACCACCgccaccagcaccagcaccaccaCGTCAGGGTAAATCACCGCCTCTTCCTCCTACGCGTCCTGAGCCACCGCCGCGTCGGCCTCAGcccccaccgccaccgccgtcgCCACCACGTACTTATCCTGAGCCACCACGCCAGCGTCCATCACCGCCTCAGCCTCCTAAGTATCCtgagccgccgccgctgcgccagcctcctcctcctcctccacctcctgTTCCAAGTCATCATTACGAACCGCAGCAGCGTGTTCCACCACCTCCGCCGCCTTCTCTTCATACATACCCTGAACCGCCACGGGCGCCGGCTCCACGCCCATCACCGCCGTCGGCACCACCCGAACAAGCTCGCCGGACTGTTTATTCAGAACCGACAGCGCCACGTCCGTCGCCACCACTGACCGAACAAGCTCGCTGGCCAGTTTATTCAGAGCCGACAGCGCCACCGCCACGTCCGTCGCCACCGCTGACCGAACAAGCTCGCCGTCCTGTTTATTCAGAGCCGCCGCTGCCAGGACCACCTACGGCGAGGCCCACCGCTGAGGCGCTGACAGGGGTGGGTGCTGAGGAGCCGAAACCGTCGGCGTCGCGATATGGGACGCGGACGCCGGCTGCTGCTCCAGGGCCAATGGCTCCTCCATTGTGGCAGACGACGCCGGCTCCTCCAGCGCCGCTGCCTCCTCGTggagcagaggaagaaccgCCCAAGAAGCAACTGCAAGATACCAGTACCAtggtgcgagaggaagacggtAGGCCGGCGCCACcaccgaagaagaagaagaaggagaagaaaccgAAACGAGCGGAGGAGctaggcggtgaagtgagaggGAAGGTGAACGGCGGAGCTCGGGCATTGCCAGCGGTGGGTTATGCTCCGACGACGGCGACTATGACGCCGGAGCCGGGACGGCAGCTGCTGGTGAACACTGCTGCCGCCGTGGCCGTGCTCGTTGGGGTCATCGTGGCCGTGTGGCGCACCCTGCAAAGCTAG
- the LOC8086105 gene encoding putative pentatricopeptide repeat-containing protein At3g25970, whose product MRRCQHHALAAAKSHAALLKSGATSPTPWNQLLTAYSASGPGSGLAAARRVFDEIPRPDAVSWNSLLAAHVAAGAHRDAWRLLKDMHARGLTASTFALGSALRSAAAARRPELGAQLQSFAVKSGLVDNVFSASALLDVYAKCGRLSDARRVFDGMPVRNTVSWNALIAGYAESRKPAQAMELFLEMQRVELVPDDATFAALLATVEGPSWYSLMQQLHGKIAKYGSALGLVVLNAAITAYSQCGAFADSRRIFDGIQSRDLISWNSMLGAYAYHGMDDEAMRFFVRMMRESGVQPDMYSFTSVVSVCSEHGCDDRQGRSIHSLVVKIGLEGVTHVCNAMIAMYTRFTENCMMEDAYKCFDSLVFKDAVSWNSMLTGYSHHGLSSDALRFFRFMRAENVSTDEFALSAALRSCSDLAVLRLGRQVHSLVIQSGFSSNDFVSSSLIFMYSKCGMVGDARKSFEEADKGSSVPWNSMMFGYAQHGQAQTVTDLFSEMLDHKVPLDHVTFVALLTAYSHGGLVDEGSEILNSMETRYKIPLRMEHYACGVDLYGRAGQLDKAKELIESMPFQPDAMVWMTLLGACRIHGNMELASDVASHLFVAEPRQHSTYVLLSSMYSGRGMWSDRATVQKVMKNRGLSKVPGWSWIEVKNEVHSFNADDRSHPRMDEIFDMLRMLLQVAQRFCSSGDEEILMKISSDT is encoded by the coding sequence ATGCGCCGCTGCCAGCACCACGCCCTCGCCGCCGCCAAGTCCCACGCCGCGCTTCTCAAGTCCGGCGCCACCTCCCCCACGCCCTGGAACCAGCTTCTCACCGCGTACTCCGCCTCTGGCCCCGGCTCCGGTCTCGCCGCCGCGCGCAGGGTGTTCGACGAGATCCCCCGCCCCGACGCGGTCTCCTGGAACTCCCTCCTCGCCGCGCACGTCGCCGCGGGCGCGCACCGGGACGCATGGCGCCTGCTCAAGGACATGCACGCGCGGGGGCTCACCGCCAGCACCTTCGCCCTCGGCTCCGCCCTCCGCTCCGCGGCCGCCGCGCGACGCCCTGAGCTCGGCGCCCAGCTGCAGTCGTTCGCCGTCAAGTCCGGCCTCGTCGACAACGTCTTCTCTGCTAGCGCATTGCTCGATGTGTACGCGAAATGTGGCCGATTGAGCGATGCTCGACGAGTGTTTGATGGAATGCCAGTGCGGAATACCGTTTCTTGGAACGCGCTCATTGCTGGGTATGCGGAGTCTCGGAAGCCGGCACAAGCAATGGAGCTGTTTCTTGAGATGCAGAGGGTGGAGTTGGTCCCAGATGATGCGACATTTGCTGCGTTGCTAGCGACAGTTGAGGGCCCGAGCTGGTATTCCTTGATGCAGCAGCTGCATGGGAAGATTGCGAAGTATGGTTCAGCGCTGGGGTTGGTAGTGCTGAATGCAGCAATCACTGCATACTCGCAGTGTGGCGCGTTTGCAGACTCTAGAAGGATCTTTGATGGAATTCAGAGTAGGGATTTGATATCATGGAATTCTATGCTTGGGGCCTATGCTTACCATGGGATGGACGATGAGGCAATGAGATTCTTCGTCAGGATGATGCGGGAGAGTGGAGTTCAGCCTGACATGTATAGCTTTACAAGTGTCGTAAGTGTTTGTTCTGAGCATGGGTGTGATGATCGGCAAGGGAGATCAATTCATAGTTTGGTTGTCAAGATTGGGTTGGAAGGAGTCACACATGTTTGTAATGCTATGATTGCCATGTACACTAGGTTCACTGAGAACTGCATGATGGAAGATGCATATAAGTGCTTTGATTCTTTGGTCTTTAAGGATGCAGTCTCCTGGAACTCTATGTTAACTGGATATTCGCATCATGGTTTGAGTTCTGATGCTTTGAGATTCTTCAGATTCATGCGAGCAGAGAATGTTAGTACAGATGAGTTTGCACTTTCTGCTGCTCTCAGGTCTTGCTCAGACCTTGCTGTACTTCGGCTAGGTAGACAAGTACACAGTTTAGTCATCCAATCTGGTTTCTCTTCCAATGACTTTGTTTCAAGCTCACTGATCTTCATGTATTCTAAGTGTGGAATGGTTGGTGACGCAAGAAAGTCTTTTGAAGAGGCAGATAAGGGTAGCTCAGTGCCCTGGAACTCTATGATGTTTGGTTATGCACAACATGGGCAGGCACAGACTGTGACTGACCTCTTCAGTGAGATGCTGGACCATAAGGTTCCTTTGGATCATGTTACCTTTGTTGCCCTGCTTACTGCCTACAGCCATGGTGGTCTTGTAGATGAAGGGTCGGAAATTCTCAATTCGATGGAAACTAGGTATAAAATTCCTCTGCGAATGGAGCACTATGCGTGTGGAGTTGATCTATATGGTAGGGCTGGGCAGCTTGACAAAGCAAAAGAGCTTATTGAGTCTATGCCATTTCAGCCAGATGCCATGGTGTGGATGACCCTTTTAGGTGCTTGCAGAATCCATGGGAATATGGAACTAGCAAGCGATGTGGCAAGCCATTTATTTGTGGCAGAACCTCGGCAGCACTCCACCTATGTTCTTCTTTCCAGCATGTATTCTGGTCGTGGTATGTGGAGTGACAGAGCAACAGTGCAGAAGGTAATGAAGAATAGGGGATTAAGCAAAGTTCCTGGATGGAGCTGGATCGAGGTGAAAAATGAGGTGCATTCTTTTAATGCAGATGATAGGTCACACCCAAGGATGGATGAAATCTTTGACATGTTAAGAATGCTGCTTCAGGTTGCACAGCGGTTTTGCTCTTCTGGAGATGAAGAGATTCTCATGAAAATATCCAGTGATACATGA
- the LOC8071496 gene encoding cation/calcium exchanger 1: protein MASLHRLHKCRRNAAATIVATAAFLALLLILSVVIFATTRRGDHDHPIVVGTFIFSAAHPTTTAASAAAAASSTRTTDRTCEAELRSLPDAAARCGYLSWPSHRPCAPRGYVHYLRVFYCFFGGAPWLGAAALGLWLLLLFYLLGDTASRYFCAALEGLSAALRLPPAIAGVTLLSLGNGAPDVLSSVVAFASAAGGGGDGDGDGDAGDVGLSSVLGGALFVSTVVAGVVAIVAGGRGSVQIERPGFLRDVCFLLVALCYLLAVLLTGTVTVWAAASFLSLYAAYVLLVWTSHCCAPGDDAADPEDDGKTKPVVDAGPDLAAPLLLDVDEDGEAPPPVLPISSSKHGDAATVASRSLARRALDALQWPLYLPRRLTIPDIAAHRWSKRYAVASALLAPVLLAAISSPSSPGVVLSGAVAGSILAAAAFRGTSSSSPPAGRCRRLPWLAGGFLMSVLWSYMLARELVALLVSIGLVAGVRASVLGATVLAWGNSLGDLVADVAMAMHGGPGGAQTAVSGCYAGPAFNTVVGLGLSLTLAAGARFPRPYAIPADASAYQAAGFLAAGLVWALVVLPARGMRLDRVLGVGLLVVYLGFLGVRLGSLSLGGPIGGS, encoded by the coding sequence ATGGCGTCCCTGCACAGGCTCCACAAGTGCAGGCGCAATGCCGCGGCCACCATCGTCGCCACCGCCGCCTTCCTAGCGCTCCTCCTCATCCTCTCCGTCGTCATCTTCGCCACCACCCGGCGCGGCGACCACGACCACCCAATCGTCGTCGGCACGTTCATCTTCTCCGCCGCTCATCCCACCACGACCGCCGCCtctgccgcggcggcggcgagctctACAAGGACCACAGACCGGACCTGCGAGGCGGAGCTGCGGTCGTTGCCGGACGCAGCGGCGCGGTGCGGTTACCTCTCCTGGCCGTCGCACCGTCCCTGCGCGCCGCGCGGGTACGTGCACTACCTGCGCGTATTCTACTGCTTCTTCGGCGGCGCGCCGTGGCTAGGCGCCGCCGCGCTGGGGCTCTGGCTGCTCCTCCTCTTCTACCTCCTCGGCGACACCGCGTCGCGCTACTTCTGCGCCGCGCTCGAGGGCCTCTCCGCCGCGCTCCGCCTGCCCCCCGCCATCGCGGGCGTCACGCTCCTCTCGCTCGGCAACGGCGCGCCCGACGTGCTCTCCAGCGTCGTCGCCTTCGCgtcggccgccggcggcggtgggGACGGCGATGGCGATGGCGATGCGGGGGACGTCGGGCTCAGCAGCGTCCTTGGTGGCGCGCTGTTCGTGTCCACCGTCGTGGCTGGTGTCGTCGCCATCGTCGCGGGGGGGCGAGGCTCCGTCCAGATCGAGCGGCCTGGGTTTCTTCGCGACGTCTGCTTCCTCCTCGTCGCGCTCTGCTACCTCCTCGCCGTCCTGCTCACCGGCACCGTCACCGTCTGGGCCGCCGCGTCGTTCCTCTCCCTCTACGCCGCCTACGTCCTCCTCGTCTGGACCTCCCACTGCTGCGCGCCCGGTGACGACGCCGCCGACCCGGAGGACGACGGCAAGACGAAGCCCGTCGTCGACGCGGGTCCCGATCTCGCCGCCCCTCTCCTCCTCGACGTCGACGAAGACGGCGAGGCACCTCCGCCGGTGCTCCCCATCTCGTCATCCAAGCACGGCGATGCTGCCACCGTGGCGAGCAGGAGCctcgcgcgccgcgccctcgacgCGCTGCAGTGGCCGCTGTACCTGCCGCGTCGCCTGACGATCCCGGACATCGCGGCGCACCGGTGGTCCAAGCGGTACGCGGTGGCGTCCGCACTCCTCGCGCCGGTGCTCCTGGCGGCGATCTCGTCCCCGTCGAGCCCCGGCGTGGTCCTGTCGGGCGCGGTGGCGGGATCcatcctggcggcggcggcgttccgcggcacgtcgtcgtcgtccccgcCGGCGGGGCGGTGCCGTCGCCTCCCGTGGCTTGCCGGCGGGTTCCTGATGTCGGTGCTGTGGTCGTACATGCTGGCGCGGGAGCTGGTGGCGCTGCTGGTGTCCATCGGGCTCGTCGCCGGCGTGCGGGCGAGCGTGCTGGGCGCGACGGTGCTGGCGTGGGGGAACTCGCTGGGGGACCTGGTGGCGGACGTGGCCATGGCCATGCACGGCGGGCCGGGGGGGGCCCAGACGGCCGTGTCGGGCTGCTACGCGGGCCCGGCGTTCAACACGGTGGTGGGCCTGGGCCTGTCGCTGACGCTGGCGGCTGGGGCCCGCTTCCCGCGGCCGTACGCGATCCCGGCGGACGCGTCGGCGTACCAGGCGGCCGGATTCCTTGCGGCCGGGCTGGTGTGGGCGCTCGTGGTGCTCCCCGCGCGAGGCATGCGGCTCGACAGGGTGCTTGGGGTCGGCTTGCTCGTCGTCTACCTCGGATTCCTTGGAGTTAGGCTTGGCTCCTTGTCTCTCGGAGGACCAATCGGCGGCTCATGA